In a genomic window of Phragmites australis chromosome 14, lpPhrAust1.1, whole genome shotgun sequence:
- the LOC133889955 gene encoding BTB/POZ domain-containing protein At3g22104-like isoform X1, whose translation MSCVLEVDVNGEEVFFVDKDVLARVCGRIKNLVVAASAAARRPPRVVLHGFPGGGEAFELVARFCYANGGVAVTAANACELRCAAEFLDMAAAASTAPSLVRMTEKALEEMPRWPWHSVVDAMKQCQRLLPLADSTGVFDRAVAALVSHMAVPSAGDATPTSSSPESTAFRFSCDTKSSNLSLRGSCISRTWWFEDLVALSPGTVERVATELVARGTDHGVVSRFLFYYLKCRIAGASSEDKKAMLEASIAVISGLDRSAVSCKGLFGILRISASLKLADAWQERLVAMVGRKLDQATLDNLLVPAPSGTGSLYDVSLVLRFLEAFIRGGDAVRDERTRLEKVGRLVDLYLAEVAPDPSLRPAKFVELATALPAAARDCHDTLYRAIDVYFQVHARLTDDDKMKICRGLSYEKLSPECCKHLARNASFPTRAAVQALASQHTVLKSLVLRDSGELKPVSSPPSATGKHRSSCDDGENDGQIILYAARLDLSLENQNLRSLLERMHWRVMELEKVCSRMKTQMTKMKAKRGGSCTARSLPRMCS comes from the exons ATGAGCTGTGTTCTTGAGGTGGATGTGAACGGCGAAGAGGTCTTCTTTGTCGACAAG GACGTTCTTGCGCGGGTCTGTGGCAGGATCAAGAACTTGGTGGtcgcggcgtcggcggcggcgaggcggcctCCGAGAGTGGTGCTGCacggcttcccgggcggcgGTGAGGCGTTCGAGCTCGTGGCGAGGTTCTGTTACGCCAACGGCGGCGTCGCGGTGACCGCGGCCAACGCCTGCGAGCTGCGGTGCGCGGCGGAGTTCTTggacatggcggcggcggcgtccaccGCGCCTAGCCTGGTGAGGATGACGGAGAAGGCTCTCGAGGAGATGCCGCGCTGGCCGTGGCACAGCGTCGTGGACGCCATGAAGCAGTGCCAGCGCCTGCTCCCGCTCGCGGACTCCACCGGCGTGTTCGACAGGGCTGTGGCCGCGCTGGTGTCCCACATGGCCGTCCCCTCGGCCGGGGATGCCACCCCGACGAGCTCCTCGCCGGAGAGCACTGCGTTCCGGTTCTCGTGCGACACCAAGAGCAGCAACCTCAGCCTAAGGGGTTCCTGCATCAGCCGCACCTGGTGGTTCGAGGACCTCGTCGCACTCAGCCCCGGCACGGTGGAGCGCGTCGCCACAGAGCTCGTGGCCAGGGGCACCGACCACGGCGTCGTCTCAAGGTTCCTCTTCTACTACCTCAAGTGCCGCATCGCCGGCGCGAGCTCCGAGGACAAGAAGGCAATGCTGGAAGCGTCGATCGCCGTCATATCCGGCCTGGACCGGAGCGCGGTCTCCTGCAAGGGCCTCTTCGGCATCCTGAGGATCTCCGCGTCGCTGAAGCTGGCCGACGCCTGGCAGGAGCGGCTCGTCGCCATGGTCGGGCGCAAGCTGGACCAAGCGACGCTGGACAACCTGCTCGTCCCGGCGCCGTCCGGGACGGGCAGCCTCTACGACGTGAGCCTGGTGCTCAGGTTCTTGGAGGCCTTCATCCGCGGCGGCGACGCGGTGCGCGACGAGCGGACGAGGCTGGAGAAGGTGGGGAGGCTCGTGGACCTGTACCTGGCCGAGGTGGCCCCGGACCCGTCGCTCCGCCCGGCCAAGTTCGTGGAGCTCGCCACCGCTCTCCCCGCCGCGGCGAGGGATTGCCACGACACGCTGTATCGCGCCATCGACGTCTACTTCCAG GTTCACGCTCGCCTGACGGACGACGACAAGATGAAGATCTGCAGGGGGCTCAGCTACGAGAAGCTGTCGCCGGAATGCTGCAAGCACCTCGCGCGGAATGCCAGCTTCCCGACGAGGGCGGCGGTGCAGGCGCTGGCGTCGCAGCACACCGTGCTCAAGAGCCTCGTCCTCCGCGACTCGGGCGAGCTGAAACCGGTGTCGTCCCCTCCGTCCGCCACGGGGAAGCACCGCAGCAGCTGCGACGACGGCGAAAACGACGGCCAGATCATCCTGTACGCCGCGAGGCTGGACCTGTCGCTGGAGAACCAGAACCTCAGGTCGCTCCTGGAAAGGATGCACTGGCGGGTGATGGAGCTGGAGAAGGTCTGCAGCCGGATGAAGACGCAGATGACCAAGATGAAGGCCAAGCGAGGCGGCAGCTGCACGGCAAGGTCGCTCCCCAGGATGTGTTCTTGA
- the LOC133889955 gene encoding BTB/POZ domain-containing protein At3g22104-like isoform X2: MAAAASTAPSLVRMTEKALEEMPRWPWHSVVDAMKQCQRLLPLADSTGVFDRAVAALVSHMAVPSAGDATPTSSSPESTAFRFSCDTKSSNLSLRGSCISRTWWFEDLVALSPGTVERVATELVARGTDHGVVSRFLFYYLKCRIAGASSEDKKAMLEASIAVISGLDRSAVSCKGLFGILRISASLKLADAWQERLVAMVGRKLDQATLDNLLVPAPSGTGSLYDVSLVLRFLEAFIRGGDAVRDERTRLEKVGRLVDLYLAEVAPDPSLRPAKFVELATALPAAARDCHDTLYRAIDVYFQVHARLTDDDKMKICRGLSYEKLSPECCKHLARNASFPTRAAVQALASQHTVLKSLVLRDSGELKPVSSPPSATGKHRSSCDDGENDGQIILYAARLDLSLENQNLRSLLERMHWRVMELEKVCSRMKTQMTKMKAKRGGSCTARSLPRMCS, encoded by the exons atggcggcggcggcgtccaccGCGCCTAGCCTGGTGAGGATGACGGAGAAGGCTCTCGAGGAGATGCCGCGCTGGCCGTGGCACAGCGTCGTGGACGCCATGAAGCAGTGCCAGCGCCTGCTCCCGCTCGCGGACTCCACCGGCGTGTTCGACAGGGCTGTGGCCGCGCTGGTGTCCCACATGGCCGTCCCCTCGGCCGGGGATGCCACCCCGACGAGCTCCTCGCCGGAGAGCACTGCGTTCCGGTTCTCGTGCGACACCAAGAGCAGCAACCTCAGCCTAAGGGGTTCCTGCATCAGCCGCACCTGGTGGTTCGAGGACCTCGTCGCACTCAGCCCCGGCACGGTGGAGCGCGTCGCCACAGAGCTCGTGGCCAGGGGCACCGACCACGGCGTCGTCTCAAGGTTCCTCTTCTACTACCTCAAGTGCCGCATCGCCGGCGCGAGCTCCGAGGACAAGAAGGCAATGCTGGAAGCGTCGATCGCCGTCATATCCGGCCTGGACCGGAGCGCGGTCTCCTGCAAGGGCCTCTTCGGCATCCTGAGGATCTCCGCGTCGCTGAAGCTGGCCGACGCCTGGCAGGAGCGGCTCGTCGCCATGGTCGGGCGCAAGCTGGACCAAGCGACGCTGGACAACCTGCTCGTCCCGGCGCCGTCCGGGACGGGCAGCCTCTACGACGTGAGCCTGGTGCTCAGGTTCTTGGAGGCCTTCATCCGCGGCGGCGACGCGGTGCGCGACGAGCGGACGAGGCTGGAGAAGGTGGGGAGGCTCGTGGACCTGTACCTGGCCGAGGTGGCCCCGGACCCGTCGCTCCGCCCGGCCAAGTTCGTGGAGCTCGCCACCGCTCTCCCCGCCGCGGCGAGGGATTGCCACGACACGCTGTATCGCGCCATCGACGTCTACTTCCAG GTTCACGCTCGCCTGACGGACGACGACAAGATGAAGATCTGCAGGGGGCTCAGCTACGAGAAGCTGTCGCCGGAATGCTGCAAGCACCTCGCGCGGAATGCCAGCTTCCCGACGAGGGCGGCGGTGCAGGCGCTGGCGTCGCAGCACACCGTGCTCAAGAGCCTCGTCCTCCGCGACTCGGGCGAGCTGAAACCGGTGTCGTCCCCTCCGTCCGCCACGGGGAAGCACCGCAGCAGCTGCGACGACGGCGAAAACGACGGCCAGATCATCCTGTACGCCGCGAGGCTGGACCTGTCGCTGGAGAACCAGAACCTCAGGTCGCTCCTGGAAAGGATGCACTGGCGGGTGATGGAGCTGGAGAAGGTCTGCAGCCGGATGAAGACGCAGATGACCAAGATGAAGGCCAAGCGAGGCGGCAGCTGCACGGCAAGGTCGCTCCCCAGGATGTGTTCTTGA